AAACTCTATTACCTGAAACTCTACCCAGAATGGAACTGGATAGTAGGAAGTTACATCTCAAAATCGGAAATGGTAAAGGATACTTTCTACCTTCAGAAGGAATTCTTAACAAAGGCCAACAAAATTATAATATCAACGTCGGTAATTATCCTATTAATAATTACACTTTCATCCTTAGCCCTCTTCAGCTACAACAGAAAATTGACAGAATCAATTAAGGAACTTAAGGAAAAAGAAGGGAAATTGCTGAAGCTAACTAGAAACCTTAAAATCCTTGCTTATAAAGATGAAATAACAGACCTACCTAACAGTAAAAAACTTATTGAAGACCTCTCAAAGATAGACCTGTCAAAGAACATCCACTTTGCCCTTATAAACATAAGGAACTTTAAGGAACTTAACGAGCTCTTCGGTTTTGACGACGGAAATAAGATCCTGAAGGCTTTTGCTCAAAACCTTAAAAGAGAAGTAAAGAAACTCTGTAAGAACTGCATCGTCTATAGAATAAGGGGAGACAAATTTGGAGTCCTCAGCTGTGACCTTAACGATACCCAGTTCATTGAACTCATAGAAAAAGTAATTCAGAAGCTAGAGAATCACGAATTTGAGGTAAACAACATAAAGTTCAAACTTGACGTTATTGCCGGAATTTCAAAAAACAGAGACAACCCTCTCATTGAAGCTGAAATGGCGGAAGAAGAAGCCAAAAAAAGAGACTTTAAACTATACGTGTTTGATAAGGAGCTTGAAAATAAGTTTAAAAAGCTTGAGGAAAACCTTAAAGTTGCCATCTTACTTAAAGATGCACTGGAAAAAGACAAAGTTGTTCCCTT
The window above is part of the Desulfurobacteriaceae bacterium genome. Proteins encoded here:
- a CDS encoding cache domain-containing protein — encoded protein: NRLKYTTSSYESLLKEEGHLNLKESKEEIKEEVKNAWVIANSIYHFCKKRKCRDETIKLLIKNALQNYRFFNGLGYIFIDKVKGKVVLNPAYPQIEGKSMWNWKDLKGKFVHREFERIVLYSPNGEGFVTYYWYKPNSKEVDKKISYIKFFKPYNWIIGGGIYYSQIRERIKKHAFCLGKAINAFIYDSSSQKEKPDILKDLKPEDLRKGVFVYTKDKLYYLKLYPEWNWIVGSYISKSEMVKDTFYLQKEFLTKANKIIISTSVIILLIITLSSLALFSYNRKLTESIKELKEKEGKLLKLTRNLKILAYKDEITDLPNSKKLIEDLSKIDLSKNIHFALINIRNFKELNELFGFDDGNKILKAFAQNLKREVKKLCKNCIVYRIRGDKFGVLSCDLNDTQFIELIEKVIQKLENHEFEVNNIKFKLDVIAGISKNRDNPLIEAEMAEEEAKKRDFKLYVFDKELENKFKKLEENLKVAILLKDALEKDKVVPFFQPIVELRNLKVVKYEALMRIETPEGILNPGQFLEVAKKISIYKKLSKSVLEKAF